From the Taeniopygia guttata chromosome 20, bTaeGut7.mat, whole genome shotgun sequence genome, one window contains:
- the TP53RK gene encoding EKC/KEOPS complex subunit TP53RK (The RefSeq protein has 4 substitutions compared to this genomic sequence): MAAAQAEAGGARSVMAGAAGPAMGDVGPAAAELGVAGPAVDGAEGGAGDAMVAEEPPAPPALPGLRLVXQGGGAHVYRGLLLGRPAVAKLRVPKRYRHPALEERLSRRRMVQEARSLLRCRRAGIPAPVVYFVDYVTNSIYLEDIVDSITVQDHIYSVQKSGNDTSDLHKLAEKMGELLARMHDEDIIHGDLTTANLLLRPPTEKLDLVLIDFGLSFISGLPEDKGVDLYVLEKAFISTHPDTETMFQALLKTYAATSKKSGPVIKKLDEVRLRGRKRSMIG; encoded by the exons ATGGCGGCGGCGCAGGCGGAGGCGGGCGGTGCGCGTTCGGTCATGGCCGGCGCCGCGGGCCCCGCGATGGGCGATGTGGGCCCCGCCGCGGCCGAGCTGGGGGCCGCGGGCCCCGCCGTGGACGGTGCTGAGGGCGGGGCGGGCGATGCTATGGTGGCGgaggagccgccggcgccgccggCGCTGCCGGGACTGCGGCTGGTGCAGCAGGGCGCCGAGGCGCACGTGTACCgcgggctgctgctggggcgGCCGGCGGTGGCCAAGCTCCGCGTCCCGAAGCGGTACCGCCACCCGGCGCTGGAGGAGCGGCTGAGCCGGCGGCGTATGGTGCAGGAGGCGCGGTCGCTGCTGCGGTGCCGGCGGGCAG GGATTCCAGCTCCGGTGGTCTACTTTGTGGATTATGTCACCAACTCTATCTATCTTGAAGATATTGTAGACTCAATTACTGTTCAGGATCATATTTATTCTGTACAAAAGAGTGGAAATGATACCAGTGACCTCCATAAGTTAGCAGAGAAGATGGGTGAGCTGCTGGCAAGGATGCACGATGAGGATATTATCCATGGAGATCTTACAACTGCCAATCTCCTCCTGCGGCCACCCACGGAGAAGCTGGACTTGGTGTTGATAGACTTTGGACTCAGCTTTATTTCGGGTCTTCCAGAAGATAAAGGAGTTGATTTGTATGTTCTGGAAAAAGCCTTCATTAGCACTCATCCAGATACTGAAACGATGTTCCAAGCTCTGCTAAAGACCTATGCAGCCACGTCTAAAAAATCTGGTCCTGTGATCAAAAAGCTGGATGAGGTTCGGCTAAGGGGAAGGAAGAGATCCATGATTGGGTAG
- the SLC2A10 gene encoding solute carrier family 2, facilitated glucose transporter member 10 isoform X1: MGRALLVLLLSGTVSLLGGLIFGYELGIISGALLQLQADFQLSCFKQEVLVSSILIGALLASLAGGILIDRHGRRRAILVSNLVLLGGSLILTLARAFPVLVIGRMTVGFAISVSSMACCIYVSEMVAAHQRGLLVSLYEAGITVGILLSYALNYIFADVDEGWRYMFGLAIAPAAMQFLSILFLPVNPVKLSSWDSDCQKGLIPLQDTEDRAAAKREPYQEKHYSFLDLLRTRDNMRRRTLVGLGLVLFQQFTGQPNVLGYASKIFHSVGFQSNSSAILASVGLGAIKVVATLVAMALADKAGRRVLLMAGCVVMAISVTTIGLTSCMAPPAMARDCKAAAGPNASHSLSQHPLTPVLPQAAVSPVPPAPGAAQSQAGPGFAATRSLMEVFASTQSKEIVPNPSLARKRDLAGQPKKGTVESTGPPLSAAPWAQHTVLNWITLLSMMAFVSAFSIGFGPMTWLVLSEIYPAGIRGRAFAFCNSFNWAANLLISLSFLDLIDAIGFSWMFLLYGLMGVMAVIFIYLFVPETKGQSLEEIDQQFSRKRTAPAGCGKEMCSSRDVEEERAAHTHCTREWSTPAAHETRDLTAASCVRSSSSRGAGWATGHFSGALSW; this comes from the exons ATGG GTCGTGCACTGCTGGTCCTCCTCTTGTCTGGAACAGTGTCTCTCCTGGGGGGGCTGATATTTGGATACGAACTGGGGATAATCTCTGGAGCACTGCTACAGCTGCAGGCAGACTTTCAGCTCAGCTGCTTCAAGCAGGAAGTTCTGGTGAGTTCCATCCTTATCGGAGCGCTCCTCGCCTCCCTGGCTGGGGGGATCCTCATCGACCGCCACGGGCGGAGGAGAGCAATCCTGGTCAGCAACTTGGTCCTCCTGGGGGGCAGCCTCATCCTCACGCTGGCCAGGGCATTCCCTGTGCTGGTCATTGGGCGAATGACCGTGGGCTTTGCCATCTCTGTCTCATCCATGGCCTGCTGCATCtatgtctcagaaatggtggctgctcacCAGCGAGGGCTGCTGGTGTCTCTCTACGAAGCAGGAATCACCGTGGGCATCTTGCTGTCCTACGCACTGAATTACATCTTTGCGGACGTGGATGAGGGGTGGAGGTACATGTTTGGACTGGCCATTGCCCCGGCAGCCATGCAGTTCCTCAgcatcctcttcctcccagtGAACCCTGTTAAATTAAGCTCGTGGGACTCAGACTGCCAGAAGGGCCTCATCCCACTGCAGGACACAgaggacagagcagcagcaaagcgGGAGCCCTATCAGGAGAAGCATTACTCATTTCTTGATCTTTTGAGGACCAGAGACAACATGAGGAGGCGGACTCTGGTGGGCCTGGGACTGGTGCTTTTCCAGCAGTTCACTGGGCAGCCTAATGTGCTGGGCTATGCCTCCAAAATCTTCCACTCGGTGGGGTTCCAGAGCAACTCCTCAGCGATCCTGGCCTCGGTTGGGCTGGGAGCAATAAAGGTGGTGGCCACGCTGGTGGCCATGGCCTTGGCAGACAAGGCAGGCAGGAGAGTGCTGCTCATGGCTGGCTGCGTGGTGATGGCCATCTCTGTCACCACCATCGGCCTCACCAGCTGCATGGCTCCGCCGGCCATGGCCAGGGACTGCAAAGCAGCCGCAGGCCCCAATGCATCCCACAGCCTCAGCCAGCACCCCCTGACCCCTGTGCTCCCCCAGGCTGCTGTGTCACCCGTCCCACCAGCGCCAGGTGCTGCCCAAAGTCAGGCGGGCCCCGGTTTTGCTGCCACAAGGAGCCTTATGGAAGTTTTTGCCAGCACTCAAAGCAAAGAGATTGTTCCTAATCCTTCCCTCGCTCGGAAAAGGGACTTGGCAGGTCAGCCCAAGAAAGGAACAGTGGAAAGCACGGGCCCTCCCCtcagtgctgctccctgggctcAACATACGGTCCTAAATTGGATTACACTGCTGAGCATGATGGCTTTTGTGAGTGCCTTCTCAATTGGATTTGGGCCAA TGACCTGGCTGGTCCTGAGTGAGATTTACCCTGCTGGGATAAGAGGAAGAGCCTTTGCCTTCTGTAACAGCTTTAACTGGGCTGCTAATTTACTGATCAGCCTCTCCTTCCTGGACCTTATTG ATGCCATTGGATTCTCGTGGATGTTTCTTCTCTATGGGCTGATGGGAGTGATGGCTGTTATATTCATTTACCTTTTTGTGCCGGAAACAAAGGGACAGTCCCTGGAGGAGATAGACCAGCAGTTCTCCAGGAAACG cactgccccagcagGGTGTGGGAAGGAAATGTGTTCAAGCAGAGACGTGGAAGAGGAGCGAGCTGCACACACGCACTGTACCAGAGAGTGGAGCACGCCAGCAGCACATGAAACCAGAGACTTGACTGCAGCATCGTGTGTgaggagctccagcagcagaggagcaggctGGGCCACAGGACACTTCTCTGGGGCCTTGAGCTGGTGA
- the SLC2A10 gene encoding solute carrier family 2, facilitated glucose transporter member 10 isoform X4 has product MGRALLVLLLSGTVSLLGGLIFGYELGIISGALLQLQADFQLSCFKQEVLVSSILIGALLASLAGGILIDRHGRRRAILVSNLVLLGGSLILTLARAFPVLVIGRMTVGFAISVSSMACCIYVSEMVAAHQRGLLVSLYEAGITVGILLSYALNYIFADVDEGWRYMFGLAIAPAAMQFLSILFLPVNPVKLSSWDSDCQKGLIPLQDTEDRAAAKREPYQEKHYSFLDLLRTRDNMRRRTLVGLGLVLFQQFTGQPNVLGYASKIFHSVGFQSNSSAILASVGLGAIKVVATLVAMALADKAGRRVLLMAGCVVMAISVTTIGLTSCMAPPAMARDCKAAAGPNASHSLSQHPLTPVLPQAAVSPVPPAPGAAQSQAGPGFAATRSLMEVFASTQSKEIVPNPSLARKRDLAGQPKKGTVESTGPPLSAAPWAQHTVLNWITLLSMMAFVSAFSIGFGPMTWLVLSEIYPAGIRGRAFAFCNSFNWAANLLISLSFLDLIDAIGFSWMFLLYGLMGVMAVIFIYLFVPETKGQSLEEIDQQFSRKRKPEPCGGIYPALKAQVTWDMTPFFHWKPDA; this is encoded by the exons ATGG GTCGTGCACTGCTGGTCCTCCTCTTGTCTGGAACAGTGTCTCTCCTGGGGGGGCTGATATTTGGATACGAACTGGGGATAATCTCTGGAGCACTGCTACAGCTGCAGGCAGACTTTCAGCTCAGCTGCTTCAAGCAGGAAGTTCTGGTGAGTTCCATCCTTATCGGAGCGCTCCTCGCCTCCCTGGCTGGGGGGATCCTCATCGACCGCCACGGGCGGAGGAGAGCAATCCTGGTCAGCAACTTGGTCCTCCTGGGGGGCAGCCTCATCCTCACGCTGGCCAGGGCATTCCCTGTGCTGGTCATTGGGCGAATGACCGTGGGCTTTGCCATCTCTGTCTCATCCATGGCCTGCTGCATCtatgtctcagaaatggtggctgctcacCAGCGAGGGCTGCTGGTGTCTCTCTACGAAGCAGGAATCACCGTGGGCATCTTGCTGTCCTACGCACTGAATTACATCTTTGCGGACGTGGATGAGGGGTGGAGGTACATGTTTGGACTGGCCATTGCCCCGGCAGCCATGCAGTTCCTCAgcatcctcttcctcccagtGAACCCTGTTAAATTAAGCTCGTGGGACTCAGACTGCCAGAAGGGCCTCATCCCACTGCAGGACACAgaggacagagcagcagcaaagcgGGAGCCCTATCAGGAGAAGCATTACTCATTTCTTGATCTTTTGAGGACCAGAGACAACATGAGGAGGCGGACTCTGGTGGGCCTGGGACTGGTGCTTTTCCAGCAGTTCACTGGGCAGCCTAATGTGCTGGGCTATGCCTCCAAAATCTTCCACTCGGTGGGGTTCCAGAGCAACTCCTCAGCGATCCTGGCCTCGGTTGGGCTGGGAGCAATAAAGGTGGTGGCCACGCTGGTGGCCATGGCCTTGGCAGACAAGGCAGGCAGGAGAGTGCTGCTCATGGCTGGCTGCGTGGTGATGGCCATCTCTGTCACCACCATCGGCCTCACCAGCTGCATGGCTCCGCCGGCCATGGCCAGGGACTGCAAAGCAGCCGCAGGCCCCAATGCATCCCACAGCCTCAGCCAGCACCCCCTGACCCCTGTGCTCCCCCAGGCTGCTGTGTCACCCGTCCCACCAGCGCCAGGTGCTGCCCAAAGTCAGGCGGGCCCCGGTTTTGCTGCCACAAGGAGCCTTATGGAAGTTTTTGCCAGCACTCAAAGCAAAGAGATTGTTCCTAATCCTTCCCTCGCTCGGAAAAGGGACTTGGCAGGTCAGCCCAAGAAAGGAACAGTGGAAAGCACGGGCCCTCCCCtcagtgctgctccctgggctcAACATACGGTCCTAAATTGGATTACACTGCTGAGCATGATGGCTTTTGTGAGTGCCTTCTCAATTGGATTTGGGCCAA TGACCTGGCTGGTCCTGAGTGAGATTTACCCTGCTGGGATAAGAGGAAGAGCCTTTGCCTTCTGTAACAGCTTTAACTGGGCTGCTAATTTACTGATCAGCCTCTCCTTCCTGGACCTTATTG ATGCCATTGGATTCTCGTGGATGTTTCTTCTCTATGGGCTGATGGGAGTGATGGCTGTTATATTCATTTACCTTTTTGTGCCGGAAACAAAGGGACAGTCCCTGGAGGAGATAGACCAGCAGTTCTCCAGGAAACG aaagcCAGAACCCTGTGGTGGCATTTACCCAGCTTTGAAGGCACAAGTCACCTGGGACATGACACCATTTTTCCACTGGAAGCCAGATGCTTGA
- the SLC2A10 gene encoding solute carrier family 2, facilitated glucose transporter member 10 isoform X2, translated as MGRALLVLLLSGTVSLLGGLIFGYELGIISGALLQLQADFQLSCFKQEVLVSSILIGALLASLAGGILIDRHGRRRAILVSNLVLLGGSLILTLARAFPVLVIGRMTVGFAISVSSMACCIYVSEMVAAHQRGLLVSLYEAGITVGILLSYALNYIFADVDEGWRYMFGLAIAPAAMQFLSILFLPVNPVKLSSWDSDCQKGLIPLQDTEDRAAAKREPYQEKHYSFLDLLRTRDNMRRRTLVGLGLVLFQQFTGQPNVLGYASKIFHSVGFQSNSSAILASVGLGAIKVVATLVAMALADKAGRRVLLMAGCVVMAISVTTIGLTSCMAPPAMARDCKAAAGPNASHSLSQHPLTPVLPQAAVSPVPPAPGAAQSQAGPGFAATRSLMEVFASTQSKEIVPNPSLARKRDLAGQPKKGTVESTGPPLSAAPWAQHTVLNWITLLSMMAFVSAFSIGFGPMTWLVLSEIYPAGIRGRAFAFCNSFNWAANLLISLSFLDLIDAIGFSWMFLLYGLMGVMAVIFIYLFVPETKGQSLEEIDQQFSRKRRVWEGNVFKQRRGRGASCTHALYQRVEHASST; from the exons ATGG GTCGTGCACTGCTGGTCCTCCTCTTGTCTGGAACAGTGTCTCTCCTGGGGGGGCTGATATTTGGATACGAACTGGGGATAATCTCTGGAGCACTGCTACAGCTGCAGGCAGACTTTCAGCTCAGCTGCTTCAAGCAGGAAGTTCTGGTGAGTTCCATCCTTATCGGAGCGCTCCTCGCCTCCCTGGCTGGGGGGATCCTCATCGACCGCCACGGGCGGAGGAGAGCAATCCTGGTCAGCAACTTGGTCCTCCTGGGGGGCAGCCTCATCCTCACGCTGGCCAGGGCATTCCCTGTGCTGGTCATTGGGCGAATGACCGTGGGCTTTGCCATCTCTGTCTCATCCATGGCCTGCTGCATCtatgtctcagaaatggtggctgctcacCAGCGAGGGCTGCTGGTGTCTCTCTACGAAGCAGGAATCACCGTGGGCATCTTGCTGTCCTACGCACTGAATTACATCTTTGCGGACGTGGATGAGGGGTGGAGGTACATGTTTGGACTGGCCATTGCCCCGGCAGCCATGCAGTTCCTCAgcatcctcttcctcccagtGAACCCTGTTAAATTAAGCTCGTGGGACTCAGACTGCCAGAAGGGCCTCATCCCACTGCAGGACACAgaggacagagcagcagcaaagcgGGAGCCCTATCAGGAGAAGCATTACTCATTTCTTGATCTTTTGAGGACCAGAGACAACATGAGGAGGCGGACTCTGGTGGGCCTGGGACTGGTGCTTTTCCAGCAGTTCACTGGGCAGCCTAATGTGCTGGGCTATGCCTCCAAAATCTTCCACTCGGTGGGGTTCCAGAGCAACTCCTCAGCGATCCTGGCCTCGGTTGGGCTGGGAGCAATAAAGGTGGTGGCCACGCTGGTGGCCATGGCCTTGGCAGACAAGGCAGGCAGGAGAGTGCTGCTCATGGCTGGCTGCGTGGTGATGGCCATCTCTGTCACCACCATCGGCCTCACCAGCTGCATGGCTCCGCCGGCCATGGCCAGGGACTGCAAAGCAGCCGCAGGCCCCAATGCATCCCACAGCCTCAGCCAGCACCCCCTGACCCCTGTGCTCCCCCAGGCTGCTGTGTCACCCGTCCCACCAGCGCCAGGTGCTGCCCAAAGTCAGGCGGGCCCCGGTTTTGCTGCCACAAGGAGCCTTATGGAAGTTTTTGCCAGCACTCAAAGCAAAGAGATTGTTCCTAATCCTTCCCTCGCTCGGAAAAGGGACTTGGCAGGTCAGCCCAAGAAAGGAACAGTGGAAAGCACGGGCCCTCCCCtcagtgctgctccctgggctcAACATACGGTCCTAAATTGGATTACACTGCTGAGCATGATGGCTTTTGTGAGTGCCTTCTCAATTGGATTTGGGCCAA TGACCTGGCTGGTCCTGAGTGAGATTTACCCTGCTGGGATAAGAGGAAGAGCCTTTGCCTTCTGTAACAGCTTTAACTGGGCTGCTAATTTACTGATCAGCCTCTCCTTCCTGGACCTTATTG ATGCCATTGGATTCTCGTGGATGTTTCTTCTCTATGGGCTGATGGGAGTGATGGCTGTTATATTCATTTACCTTTTTGTGCCGGAAACAAAGGGACAGTCCCTGGAGGAGATAGACCAGCAGTTCTCCAGGAAACG cagGGTGTGGGAAGGAAATGTGTTCAAGCAGAGACGTGGAAGAGGAGCGAGCTGCACACACGCACTGTACCAGAGAGTGGAGCACGCCAGCAGCACATGA
- the SLC2A10 gene encoding solute carrier family 2, facilitated glucose transporter member 10 isoform X3 — MGRALLVLLLSGTVSLLGGLIFGYELGIISGALLQLQADFQLSCFKQEVLVSSILIGALLASLAGGILIDRHGRRRAILVSNLVLLGGSLILTLARAFPVLVIGRMTVGFAISVSSMACCIYVSEMVAAHQRGLLVSLYEAGITVGILLSYALNYIFADVDEGWRYMFGLAIAPAAMQFLSILFLPVNPVKLSSWDSDCQKGLIPLQDTEDRAAAKREPYQEKHYSFLDLLRTRDNMRRRTLVGLGLVLFQQFTGQPNVLGYASKIFHSVGFQSNSSAILASVGLGAIKVVATLVAMALADKAGRRVLLMAGCVVMAISVTTIGLTSCMAPPAMARDCKAAAGPNASHSLSQHPLTPVLPQAAVSPVPPAPGAAQSQAGPGFAATRSLMEVFASTQSKEIVPNPSLARKRDLAGQPKKGTVESTGPPLSAAPWAQHTVLNWITLLSMMAFVSAFSIGFGPMTWLVLSEIYPAGIRGRAFAFCNSFNWAANLLISLSFLDLIDAIGFSWMFLLYGLMGVMAVIFIYLFVPETKGQSLEEIDQQFSRKRVWEGNVFKQRRGRGASCTHALYQRVEHASST, encoded by the exons ATGG GTCGTGCACTGCTGGTCCTCCTCTTGTCTGGAACAGTGTCTCTCCTGGGGGGGCTGATATTTGGATACGAACTGGGGATAATCTCTGGAGCACTGCTACAGCTGCAGGCAGACTTTCAGCTCAGCTGCTTCAAGCAGGAAGTTCTGGTGAGTTCCATCCTTATCGGAGCGCTCCTCGCCTCCCTGGCTGGGGGGATCCTCATCGACCGCCACGGGCGGAGGAGAGCAATCCTGGTCAGCAACTTGGTCCTCCTGGGGGGCAGCCTCATCCTCACGCTGGCCAGGGCATTCCCTGTGCTGGTCATTGGGCGAATGACCGTGGGCTTTGCCATCTCTGTCTCATCCATGGCCTGCTGCATCtatgtctcagaaatggtggctgctcacCAGCGAGGGCTGCTGGTGTCTCTCTACGAAGCAGGAATCACCGTGGGCATCTTGCTGTCCTACGCACTGAATTACATCTTTGCGGACGTGGATGAGGGGTGGAGGTACATGTTTGGACTGGCCATTGCCCCGGCAGCCATGCAGTTCCTCAgcatcctcttcctcccagtGAACCCTGTTAAATTAAGCTCGTGGGACTCAGACTGCCAGAAGGGCCTCATCCCACTGCAGGACACAgaggacagagcagcagcaaagcgGGAGCCCTATCAGGAGAAGCATTACTCATTTCTTGATCTTTTGAGGACCAGAGACAACATGAGGAGGCGGACTCTGGTGGGCCTGGGACTGGTGCTTTTCCAGCAGTTCACTGGGCAGCCTAATGTGCTGGGCTATGCCTCCAAAATCTTCCACTCGGTGGGGTTCCAGAGCAACTCCTCAGCGATCCTGGCCTCGGTTGGGCTGGGAGCAATAAAGGTGGTGGCCACGCTGGTGGCCATGGCCTTGGCAGACAAGGCAGGCAGGAGAGTGCTGCTCATGGCTGGCTGCGTGGTGATGGCCATCTCTGTCACCACCATCGGCCTCACCAGCTGCATGGCTCCGCCGGCCATGGCCAGGGACTGCAAAGCAGCCGCAGGCCCCAATGCATCCCACAGCCTCAGCCAGCACCCCCTGACCCCTGTGCTCCCCCAGGCTGCTGTGTCACCCGTCCCACCAGCGCCAGGTGCTGCCCAAAGTCAGGCGGGCCCCGGTTTTGCTGCCACAAGGAGCCTTATGGAAGTTTTTGCCAGCACTCAAAGCAAAGAGATTGTTCCTAATCCTTCCCTCGCTCGGAAAAGGGACTTGGCAGGTCAGCCCAAGAAAGGAACAGTGGAAAGCACGGGCCCTCCCCtcagtgctgctccctgggctcAACATACGGTCCTAAATTGGATTACACTGCTGAGCATGATGGCTTTTGTGAGTGCCTTCTCAATTGGATTTGGGCCAA TGACCTGGCTGGTCCTGAGTGAGATTTACCCTGCTGGGATAAGAGGAAGAGCCTTTGCCTTCTGTAACAGCTTTAACTGGGCTGCTAATTTACTGATCAGCCTCTCCTTCCTGGACCTTATTG ATGCCATTGGATTCTCGTGGATGTTTCTTCTCTATGGGCTGATGGGAGTGATGGCTGTTATATTCATTTACCTTTTTGTGCCGGAAACAAAGGGACAGTCCCTGGAGGAGATAGACCAGCAGTTCTCCAGGAAACG GGTGTGGGAAGGAAATGTGTTCAAGCAGAGACGTGGAAGAGGAGCGAGCTGCACACACGCACTGTACCAGAGAGTGGAGCACGCCAGCAGCACATGA